AGCTGCTGAGTCGGCAGATAGTCCACAGTATCATTTCTTCCCAGTGGGCATTGGCTTTAGGCATGGAAGCAGTGATCACATCAACTCGGGCAGGGATTCTGGGGAAAGAGTGGTTTTTGATGATGCTTGAGTTCTGTGGTTTTGCGGCTTTTCTAACCTCCAGGCTTTCCTGGTGGAAGGAAAAGTGTGGACATCACAGGGCTTCACCTGGTGCTGTCCACGTTGTCAAGGGGATTTGCCAGACGGTGGCTCACAGGGGACTCTGGGACTCTGCTGCTCTATAACAAGCTACCCGTGCCTTGTCTCTGTGGTGCCTGCTGCCCCTCACTTGGGGACATTCTCTGGAGCCTTGTCAGCATTTTCTGCACTCCAGACTTCAGGATGGCACTGCCGAGCAGAAATGCTGATTTAGGGGTGCAGTTTCAAAGTTGTCAGTCGGGACCCTCAGGCTCCGCACTCTGAGTTAGGGCTTTGGACAACACGTTGGGAATTGAAGTTGTTTTCCCGCTGCTCTGCTGGCTTCGTGCCTTCTGAAAGTGCCCACTTTCATTTTCGGTGCCATTAGGTTAGGGTCCGATTCTACTCCCCGTGTGGCCCTCAGCAGGGCGCTGGGCTGCCTGTGTTACATTCTTGGCCAGTGTTCTCCAGAGTCTGTTTGGGTTCATAGTGGATTCTGGGAGACAGGGGGATCTGAGCTGGGAgcacacattgtttttttttttgtttgtttgtttttttttggcttttcgagacagggtttctctgtggctttggagcctgtcctggaactagctctgtagaccagtctggtctcgaactcacagagatccgcctgcctctgcctcccgagtgctgggattaaaggcgtgcgccaccaacgcccggcccaCACATTGGTTCTGAATAGTGGTTGTATGCTGGCCATCTGCGCCTGGAGAGGCTCCAAGGCGTTCATGCCATTGTGAACACCTGGAAGATCCATTGTCTGAACACTGGACCTGGAAGTCTGTGGGGCAGACGACTTGGTGCTGGCCTCTGCCTGTAAGGGGACCCATGCTAGCTGCTTCTGGGATGAAGAGCTCTGATTACCCAGGCTTCTAGATGTCTGTAGGGTCAGCAAGGCAGTGTCTGTCGTGTGAAGCATTTCTTCAAGTATTGAGAGGGAGCCCGGTGGCTGCTAGACTGCTTCTCTCAGACTGGCCAAAGTACTACGGGTAGAATCCAGGGTCACATTTATGCAGCGCAAATGCCCCCCTCTTGAGCTTGTATGTGAGGGGTGTAGCAAAGAAACTGCTGACTTGATGGCTACATTCTTagggggaaggtttttattgttaacGAAAGAGAAAATACCAAGAGGCATCTGGGAGAACCCAGAACagggagaaatgaaaatgggCTGGACATGGCCAGGGCCAGGGCATCGGGAGAGGAGAGAGTAGTGGAGATAGTGAGGCCGAGAGGGGGCTCCATGGTGGACAGATCATGCCTGTTGTAAGGAGGATAGGTAGCTGGGCGGACTAGCCAGCAGCCTAGCGCTGACTGTGACATGTGGAGCGTCTTGTGGTTCTGAGGGAGCCTGGATACCGGCATGGGCTTTGATAAGCTCATAGGCACCACACAGGTAGTCCTGTGTCCCTGAGCCAGAGGcgagggaaatgactccttttggcaGATGGGAACCAGTTTCTCAAGTTCCTGAAGAATGCTGACTTTTATCTAGTGACCAGAAATCCTCCTAGCTCGAGCTCCTTCCTAGATATATGGACTACCTCAGACCTAACAGGGCTGGCTaacctttcattttaattttgagcCAGGTAAgctttgaatttgtgattcttctTTGCCAGCCACCTGAATACTGGGATTGCCGGTCTGCACCCCAAACCTGGTCTGAGTAATGGTTCTGTTCCTCTGACTGAAACTCTTAGTGTGCAAAGTCAGTTCCGGAATGCCCTGCTCAAGAGGGAGTGCTTGGGAgtttcctcttttccatctttctatGGCTTAACCGTGCTAACAGCCAGCAGCAGTGTGTGGCCACACCTCACAGAGTGGGGTGGTTTAATGCTGTGGCCCCTTAGCAGCCAGGCATGCTATGAGGTACAAGTCCACATTCCGTACTGATGTTTCTCAGTGACTTGGGTTTTGTGCTATATGACATGTGAAACTGAGGTGTCTCCCTTTAGCTCCAGCGTCCATTCTTGCCTGCGCTGGGACACTTAGTTTCCAGGGGATCAGAGACAGGCTGTATAGGGGCCACTTTGCTGCCGTGTCttaggaggaaagaggaaactgagagacAAACTGGTGCAGCTTTCTTTGACCTTCACTGAGAGCAGCTGGGCTGGGTGTGGTCCCAAGGCTTTTGGACCCAGCCCTCTAGAGCTCAAGGCCATCTTGCTCCACGTGAGTTCCAGGCCTCAGTCCAAACCACAAAATTAATCCTATTTCACTACAGAGTatgatccaggacagccagggctacacagagaaaccctgtctcaaagaacctcAGAAAGCAGACAGCGCAGCAGCAGCATTCTATTGTGTGGAAACagggctttttcttttggtcctCAAGCTTCTGCTCCAGTAGATTCGAACAGAGCTAGCTGTTTGCTGTGGTCAGTGCATAGCATCTTTGACCCATAGGCTGTGTCCTGGTCTTTATCCCCATCTTTGGAGGTCTTGTGAGCCCAGGCCTCAGGGATAGCCTGTGTTTACTGTGTCTGTCTCTTGCTTCTGTGTTTACTTGAGGTGTGTGTAGTCCACACTCAGGATCGTGGGGCTGTAGGTGTACATGCCATGCCCAGCCTCAGGGTTCAATtgcttttcctaaaaaaaaaaaagcttttttgtttgttgtttactttgtttttttttgagacagggtcactgtgtagcccaggctatcctggaactcactctgtagaccaggctggtctcaacctccagagatccacctgcttctgcctctgagtgctgggattaaaggaatgcaccacacACTTGGCCTCTCAGTAGAAAAAAGACTTTACAGTTTTTCTTGCTAATAGTTAAACTGCTTTTCCTATTAATTTACCAAAAATTATGGAATATGTTTATGCATCTGGACCTCACAGTGAGCCTAGAGTTTGTGCCTGTGGTAATGGGCCCTCTGAGAGCCCCAGGCTCACCTGACAGGCAGCAGACTTCCTGCCCTGGCTAGGCAGGTTCAGAAGGTAGTAGTATTTGCTGCATTTAAGAAGAATTAATGCTGTAAAATATGCAGAGAAATGCTGGATTTCCTCTGGGCACTAAATCTAGTTAAAGGACATGCATGTTCAGGCCAAGTGAGGGAAAGGCCCACTGTCCAAGTCCTGTGGTCCCCAGAATCCCTAAGAGCAAGATGGTCACTTTAGCGTGATCCTACTTTGGTCAACAGTGTGCTCATGGGTTTGTCCTTGCGTATCCTGGTCCAGCAACATGAAGCTTGTCATTTCTCTGaatgctctttctttttccctctcctcccctctcctctttccttccttcttttgttcttcttttgagacagggtttctctttgtaaccctagctttcctggaactagctctattgtagacaaggttggccttgaacttgcagagctccgcctgcctctgactccaagtgctgggattagatatGTGTACTACTACTGCCCAGCCAAAAGAAAATCTCTGGGTATTCTTATCTAGGTGGCAAAGCCACAGAAGATTGCTTCCAAGTAAGGATCCTGTCCTGCTTGTGCCCTAACCACCGCCCTTGAGGCCAAGTCAGCAGCTGGCCTGGTGGGGCCTCCTCTCCTGCAGGATAGTTTTaacccacacacagcacacacacaggccaaaTGGGGCACACAATGAGATACTTCCCTTTTgtgcccctccccacacacaaacaacattGGGGCGGAGCAAACAAGCTGACCCTCGTTCCAGAACAGTCTCGGGAAAGGAGGTGGGACTGGTCTAACCTGCTTGCCTCACCTCCTTAGGCTGAGTAGCTCAGCAGACATAAGTAACATCTGCTCTGTACCCCAGAATCACCACTTCTGGACTTGAGGCTCTACAGTCACCAAGGAAATATGGCCTCTGAAGACAGGGCTGTGGTTTAAACCTGTCCTGTGCTTCCAGATGCTTCCTGGCAGCACAGGTTTCCACCAGCAAATGTGCCACATGGGCCTCACCAAGGAGTCCTGCTGCTTTAGTGTCCTGTGACTCCTCAAACTGGGACTTAACTGTCACTGTCCCCACTCAAATAGGGGAACAGACCACATACGGTATATACCATGACATCTTCAGGATAGCCCCAGGCTGTATGAAGCTCGTCAAAGCTGTCTGCGACCCCCACCCTTTTTGGCAATTCTGGAGCCTGAACCCAGTATCTCATTGTGTGCCCCAtttggcctgtgtgtgtgctgtgtgtgggttAAAACTATCCTGCAGGAGAGGAGGCCCCACCAGGCCAGCTGCTGACTTGGccccaggcagaagcagaggagacAAGAGCTGAGCCTTATTAAGCAGCTCCCAAACAGACGCCCCGGGGCTGCCAGAGCCCCTGGTGGGTCATTCATCTTCTaagctagtggttctcaaccttccaacaCTGagacccttaaatacagttcctcaggttgtggtgacccccaaccacaaagttatttcattgctacttcataactgtaattttgatcgCTATGAatcgcaatgtaaatatctgtgttttctgatggtcttggttGACTCCTGTGAGTTGTTTGACCCCCAGGTGAGAACTACCGCTCTAAACGGCAGTGTGTGGGGCCAAACTCCAAGGCTCAGCAGTAGGCGAACCccagggagaggagagcagatGCTAAGTGGCAGTGGGTATCTGTCCACCAGGTGCTAACACGGTTGGAAGGACTCATCAGAATCAGGGTGATCTGCTGGGCAACTGTTAACAGGACTCAGTTCCTGGTATCCCTCTAATGCCTTCCCCACCGACTGTGtagcaacaggaagagaggggCAGGTGGGGGGCGAAGAGCACTCGTAGAGTCCGAGCTGGGCCCATAGTGGCATCATCCTCACGGACCCGGTCAGCCATCATTCTCATCAGGAGCTGGTCAGCCCAGGTGatgccaagggctggagagaggtgcTCATCCCAGGCCCTAAGGGACAAAGTGGGTATTGCTGTTTGTATATCCCCAACCCCACTCCAGTTTCCAGTATGCTGAGGTGCCCATACTCACCCCAGTGGCCTGAGCATAGACTCTTGCTCCTCCACCATTTCTGTCACCTGGAAAAACCCACATGAGGGTCAGCGGCAACAGCCACCTCAGCTGCTTCCCCTCCCATCCAGTCAGTCCTGTTTTCCCAAGGCAAAGGGCAAAGCCCACTAGCCTCAGCTACCTGGTTGATGCACAGCACAGGGCTCCGGAAGGTGCTGCTCAGTCTTCGGAGCATGGTCCCCAGTGACCGCAGGTGTTTGGCCCTGGTGGCCAAGGCCTGAACATCGTACTCACAACGAAAAGGGGCTGCAACAGAGTCAACCACCACCAGGCGGGCCATTCCCCTTGACAGCAGAATAGGGACCCTCTTACTCACACACTCCAACAAGGTGTCCTGTGGAGGACATACATTGTGGTCTACACAAGGCACACCTGGCCAGCGGCCTCCATCTGGTCGTAACTCCCTGAGATCTAGCTTTTTGacacttcctgcctgcctcctgcctacCTGGGATGGGGGTGACTCATACCTGTTTCTTCAATCTACGCTCTTCTCACAAGAGCACCTTCCACTATCTCCCATACCCTCACCCTGAGTCCTGCAGAGGGGTGTGGTCATCACAGTGACTGTCCCCTTCCAGTAGTTCCACTGTAGGTCCTGAGGTCACCCACTGGACAGCTCTGTGCTGACAGGATCAGCTCACTAGGCTATGGTCTAGAGAGCAGCTTTGCTTGGCCCCACTCAAATAGGGTGTGGGGGAAGAGCCAGGTGCCCTCTTGGCCTTTGTACTGATGGGACACGCTAGATGTGGTAGTCTGCTCTGCACACAGGAGGTACCATCCACTTCTAAAggggttaaaggcctgcaccCTGGAGAAGATGCTGGTGGGGAATAGGGACACTGGGACTCCAGGAGCTCTAGGCTTAGGGCAGAAATGTATCTCCCAAGGCAGGTGACTCTGGGCTTTCTTCTTGGGGCCACTGTGTCCTGTTGGCACTAGGCTTTGGGTGACGTGTGACGTGGTCAAGAGCCTGAGTAGCTGAGTGGCCCAGGTCAGGGTAGGCTTGTGTGGGGAAGGTGGATGGCTGCTGTCAGGAAGGTCTTGCTCATAGCCACATGGCCACAGTGGAGTGGGGCGTAGGCCTGAGGTTGCAGCCATACCATTCAGAGTTCACTGTTTTCAGCTTCTGGCTGGCCAAGCAGGTAACCAGCACTGACACACTGGCAGCTGTGAGGAGCTGTCAGATTCCGGCATCCAGCCCAGAGTGAAACTCAGTCTGTACTTTTCTCTAGGGTGTCCCCAGCAGAGTCTCTTTGTGTGGAAAACGACAGCAGCAGCCTAGAAGACGCTAGCACTAACGTGAGTGTCTGCACCTCCCCTCAGCCAGGGCCTGGGTACCTTGGGATGGATGGCAAATGGTGGCTGTGCCTGCCAGTTGCATCCAAGCCTGCTTGCTAGCCAGTGTGGAAGGACAGGTATGGTCAATACTGCTGGACTTATGCAGAAGAGGGGAGGTTCTGTGCTCACATCCTATTGAACCCTAAGGAGGCTGACACCACTCCCATTGCTGGGAAGACCCCAGGGCAGGAGGGGATGGAGCAGCTCCCATGTGGCCTAGCCTGATCTGCAGCTTTCTTTTACAGTGACCTGAGCCTGGCCTGCTCTAAACATCACGATGCtgctgctgagtgtggctccagAGCTGGCCCTGTGAAGGCCATGGTGGGGCTGGGAGGGCCCTCAGCTGAGAGCCCACAGAGCTAACTTAGTTCCCCTGCCTACGTGCTGCGGAGCACATACTAATAACCACACCACTGTAGGGTCCTGGAGAGCAACTCTTAGCCAGTAAGGTCGGTGACCTGGCCCTGCCTCCTTCTGGGAGGCCACTGGGACAAGACACATCTGGCTCCTGTTGCTTCTGCCTGGCCTTCCTGTGCCACTTCTCATGTGTTTAGTTCTCTGTTGTGtgtaataatgtatttttattgtacattttttaaaattaaaagtttatatcCCTTCCGTTTACCAGAATGAATGTCTGTTCCTAACTATAATCCCTCCCCCCTattctttttaagacaaagtttctctgtgtagccctggctgtcttggaactttctctgtagaccaggttggcctcaaactcagagatctgcctgtctctgcctcctgagcactaggattaaaggtgtgccaccactcagcaactgtttttaaaaaattaaaatgttttattatcgtGCATGTGAGTGACCTGTGTGCACACCAATTGGTGAGCATGAGGACAGTTTTGGAGTTGGTTGAGCCAGCTTGCCACTCTCAGAACACTCCCTAGCCAGCGATGCCCCAGGTGGGCACGCCAAGGGTGCTTGCCATGCCTGTCATCCACATCCATATTTCGGGTACAGGTTTAGTCCCTTCTCCGAACTCCAGAACGATCCTCATCTGTCACCCATCCCTGCAGACAAGAGCTTCTCTAAACTGAGCAACTGTCTTGGGCatggctctgcttcctgctgcgGGGACAGAGCCCAGCCCGGTCACCTCCAGTAGCAGGTAAGCCCCAGGCTAAGGCAGCAGAGAGGGCTCTACAGAAGCTTGTGAGTTCTCAGGACCCCTTTGCTACACTCCCAGggctcttcctcccccttctttcctggGTAGATTGACAGACTCTGGGGAAGGAGTGATAGTGCTGGTTAAAGATAGGACCAGGGCAGACTTACACTCAAGGCCAGCGGTCCTGAGAATGCTGGCCCACGGCACAGGGCAGCAGGCTCCCTGGTGAATGTGTTTACATCTAACGCTGCAGCCCTTCagatcctcatgttgtggtgacccccaatcatagaATTGTTTTGTTGcactcataactgtaattttgctgtagTTGTGAGCCCTAATGTAAATAACCGCTGTGTGGAGTGTGACTCACAGAAGGTTGAGAGCTACTGGTTTAGGAAGAACCCTTCCGCCATGACCTCTGCCCTATGGGTTTCTGATCCTCTAGATCTTATTCTGGACATCCTTCCCAACTACCCTGACAGTGTGTTCTGAGTTGAGCCTGGTCTCTGCACTAGGCCCCTGCACAGGTGACACTGGCTGAGTCACTGGGCCGTTTGTGAGCAGAAACAGACACTCACCACATCGGCCGCATGCTCAATGAAGATGTGGTTGCCGAACTTGATCTTCTGGACCACCTCCCCAGGCACATCTGTCCGCAGCTGCTGTTGCTGTTCAATGAGCTGCCACAGCCGCTTGCTGGGGAAGACATCCTCTGTGCAGATGTAGACGGCCCCTGGGAAGCCAGAACACTGGTGTGCACAAGAACTGGAAACGGACCTGTGGCCGCGAAGCCAAATGTAGCCTCTGCCTCTTACAAGTTTTCACCCTGCTGCTCCCTTAGAACACAGGCTAGCCCTCTACCCTGACACCTGAGTACACTCCCTGTTTCTGGATATCCTGCTAGCTCATTCCTGCTCTCTAGTTTCCTGCTGGGTTGGGCAGGACCGGGCAGAGATCATCAGAGTTAAGGGACTTTGAAACATGTTCCTCAAATGCAGGATAACTCACGGACTCCCGCCTGTCTCTTGGTGATGCCAGAGGTAAGTGGAAGAGTGCATGACCAGGCATGAGCACCTGCTCACCTGGAACACGAGCGGTCCGAAGGCCACCCAGATCCTGCAGCTGAAAAGAGCTGGGCCACTAGCAGGAAACCCTGTGCTTTTGGGCAGTCGGCTCTCAACAGAGATGCCAGTGCCTCAGCCGAGAAGTCTTCCCCATAGACGATACTGGGACTCTTGGAATCCACGGGCTGAGTTCTAGAACTCTTAGGAGAAAGATACCAGTGGCTTGCTGAAGACATCAAACCACAGATAAGTGTTTTTCATAAGATGAACACCATTCATGTTTCAAAGGATTCAGGAAAGCAAAGATCACTTAGGTGGTGGTAGTGGCAACatagctttaattccagcactcgagaggcagaggcagacagatctctgtaagttcgaggccagcctgctctaaagagtgagttccaggagagccaggggtacagagagaaaccctgtctcgaaaaatcaaaccaaaccgaAGATCATCCACAAAAGGAAGAAGCATAGCTGACAATATTctgaatgcaaataaaaatatttcaatatttctatTAAGGTAAGGTCTTACTCCCCAGGCCAGACTCTGTGgagtcaggctggcctccaacttgcattgatcttcctgcccctgcctcatgaaagctagggttacaggtgtgaagAACCACAGCTGGATGACGGTTTTTAAGACTCTGTAAGCAAGAGGTATTTTGATATGGCTCTGGGTCTACCAGGTATATCCTGGAAGAAAGCACATCAGAGGCTCATACCACACCGCTACAGACTCAGAAATGCTGGTGGGGCACCGGCACTGACGCTGCTTCAGGAGCAGCTGCTGTACAAGACAAGCTGTGATAGGACAGGGAAACTGGAGCCTTTCTTCAGCCATGGCTTTTAGGACAGAAGCCAACATGAAGTGAAGTGGTGTTGTGGCAAGGCCCCAGCTGGTGAAGAAAGGGGCAAAGTTCGGGAGTCAACTCGGTCTCCCTAACCCTGCTCCCTATCTTGGGCACAAATGGCAGAGATTTGGCTTGTTTTGCAGGTAGCTCTGACCATCAGCCCACAGAGGACCCAGGCAGGTGGTCTGGGGAGTCGCCCTGGGTCAGAGTCATGCACATGCTGAAAATGCCACATGTTCTCTGCCCCACCTCTGTGGCTGTGGGCCTGATGCAGGGGTGAGGCGCCCCGCTGAAGCTGTGTGACAACTGCGGGGTCAGCTGGTgcccctgcttccttcccacaGCCTAAGTACAGCTTCACCTTCCACTAATCTTCTAGAAGAAAGACAGTCATGGGAGACTACCCAGGAGACAGCCATGCCTCCCTGAGAGGAAAGTAGCCCCGAGCAGGGGGCCTGAGTGCCACCTGCCTTGGACCCTACACTTCCCCTACACTCCCAGGAAGGGGCAGCCACTCACCCGCCTCCAGGCCTCCATATTGCCGTGGGAATTGCACAGTCAGGCAAAGCTGTAGCGCCAGCTGGGTCTTCCCTGCCGAGCTGCAGCCAGCCAGGTCAGTGATGCCCTCCAGGGGCAGGCCGCCACCAAGGAACTGATCCAGGACAGGGCAGCCCAGGCTCAGGCGTTGATGCTGCTCAGGGAAGCGCTCCCTCTGCTGGAACAGCTGCAATGCTGCAGGGAGCACAGGATCAGCCATGCTTTCCGCCTGGCTTGTGCCCTGCCCAGCCTGCTAGGGCCTGTGAGCCTAAGGCCATTAAGGAAGTGTTGGCTTCAGATGCAGCACGAGGCCGGGTGCTGAGGTCAGAAGGTAAGCCGACTGTGCAGCTGAGTACAGTACATATATAAGAGTTTGTCTCCGTCACACTTCCCAGGATGCCACACGTATTCTAAGATATGGCCCTTCCCTAGTGGGCACAAGCTGCTAGAGAAATCCAAACCCTAgcaattggaaggcagaggcgtctccatgagtttgaggctagtctgcgCTACATAGAACAGTCAGAATGACAAAGACCCTGTTTttaagaaatagagagagagaaggaaaaaaggaaggaagaaaaaaaggaagaaaggaaaaaggaaaggaggaaccCTAAGCTTCAGGGTGTACAGGGTACGCTCAGCTGACTTTCTGGGCCTGTCTAGTTCTGGACAGCTTCAGCAAGAAGAGCAAACAAGGAACAGTAGCAGCCTGTGGCCATCACAAGGAACAGTAGCAGCCTGTGGCCATCAGGTTAGTCAGACATCAGTGAGGCAAAGCCATCACGTGGATGCCATGTCCTGAAGTGGCAGGGCCTCTCACAGCTGCCCCTGCCACACCACTGGGACCCCGACTTCGTCCTCTGCTGTGAGGGCCTACTCTGGGGTGCAAGTACTCCAGGATGGCTGTAGAGGAGCTGAGGGCCCACTGCTCAGTGCTATGGGCTCTTCTCTGTGGGCCCTGGACAAGTCACCTGCACTCTCCTAGGGGAGGCTGATGGGCTAGGGCAGTGCTGTGACGTCATTCCCAACACAGAGTCTGGAGCCGATGGGGTCCACCCCATCACCCCTGCAGATGCTTTCCTGCTCACCTGTAAGGACACGGCTGCCCTGAAGGTGCAGAGCGGCCGCTCTCAGCAGATGCTGCACGTCGTGGGTGGGCAGGCTGGTGAGCCTCTGCAAATCTGGTCCCGAGTAGCACAGAACCTCCTTCACTGACTTCAATCGTCCTGAAGTCACACAGATAAACCAGAGAAAAAGTGGACCACAATGAGTCAGGACACTCAGCAAGGGTGGGAGGTGAGGGGAGAGCTGGGCCACCAGATCTGGGGACACCTGGATTTACCCAGAAAGTCTTGGGTAGTGTAACTAGtgggtggagaagga
The Microtus ochrogaster isolate Prairie Vole_2 chromosome 1, MicOch1.0, whole genome shotgun sequence DNA segment above includes these coding regions:
- the Xrcc3 gene encoding DNA repair protein XRCC3, encoding MDLDQLDLNPRITAAVKKGRLKSVKEVLCYSGPDLQRLTSLPTHDVQHLLRAAALHLQGSRVLTALQLFQQRERFPEQHQRLSLGCPVLDQFLGGGLPLEGITDLAGCSSAGKTQLALQLCLTVQFPRQYGGLEAGAVYICTEDVFPSKRLWQLIEQQQQLRTDVPGEVVQKIKFGNHIFIEHAADVDTLLECVSKRVPILLSRGMARLVVVDSVAAPFRCEYDVQALATRAKHLRSLGTMLRRLSSTFRSPVLCINQVTEMVEEQESMLRPLGAWDEHLSPALGITWADQLLMRMMADRVREDDATMGPARTLRVLFAPHLPLSSCCYTVGGEGIRGIPGTESC